A stretch of the Notamacropus eugenii isolate mMacEug1 chromosome 2, mMacEug1.pri_v2, whole genome shotgun sequence genome encodes the following:
- the LOC140529480 gene encoding alpha-1,3-mannosyl-glycoprotein 4-beta-N-acetylglucosaminyltransferase-like protein MGAT4E — translation MLGIMHWSFRRYIIILAGSGLLWFLISLRTPKINEDTYHLETKRSLHQKFSSKSEKYLQGNSYNVLSRMSHLTYQYLVGALPLKKKILTVGLSSMQSPTGIYLVKTLRSVFKVSSKNELRHITVLVHLADSDPDWLNETVSIIISHFTSQILQGQLLVIHAPSAAYQHLWYQPYKVFNFSDIKTFQSKQMLDYAFLMSFAANLSEYFLMIEDNIRSTRHFVTTLQQELEARKDVPWTIMDSANHGLVGKLCHSRDLPKLAGFLLLFYQDKSPDLLLLHFRILQGQKDPIHIRPLLFYHFDSPSSFSPHDFHICEDPDNEKFEEDSFDIPDNPPAVVYTNMQTLHNHLAQNAYSLDETFFLTPNALPGHQLTVILDKGVNVIRVQVLTGTAIEKLQSLEEGKVELGSNPTGESKHCTKYTFLGQLWDGQLDCRMKHRQTGHNVSCVRLVVTGPKDNSWVMVRHINIWVNHEE, via the exons ATGTTAGGCATCATGCATTGGTCCTTCAGACGCTACATCATCATTTTAGCTGGCTCAGGCCTCCTGTGGTTCTTAATCAGTCTTAGAACCCCCAAGATAAATGAAGACACCTATCACCTG GAAACAAAGCGGTCCTTGCACCAGAAGTTCAGCTCCAAGAGTGAGAAATACCTGCAGGGTAATTCGTATAATGTCCTAAGCAGAATGTCCCATCTCACCTACCAGTATCTGGTTGGAGCCCTGCCCCTAAAAAAAA agATTCTTACTGTAGGACTGTCCTCAATGCAGAGTCCTACAGGAATATACCTTGTGAAAACTTTGAGATCTGTGTTCAAAGTTTCCTCCAAGAATGAATTGAGGCACATCACAGTGCTTGTCCACCTAGCTGATTCTGACCCTGATTGGCTCAATGAGACAGTCAGTATCATCATAAGCCACTTCACCTCCCAGATCCTTCAAGGGCAGTTGCTTGTGATCCATGCCCCATCTGCTGCATACCAGCACTTGTGGTACCAACCATACAAGGTCTTTAATTTCTCTGACATAAAGACCTTCCAGTCTAAGCAGATGTTGGATTATGCCTTTCTCATGAGCTTTGCTGCCAATCTCTCTGAATACTTCCTCATGATCGAAGACAACATCCGAAGTACCCGCCACTTTGTCACTACTCTCCAGCAGGAACTAGAAGCCAGGAAGGATGTACCATGGACAATCATGGACTCTGCCAACCATGGCTTAGTTGGCAAGCTCTGCCATTCCAGAGATCTTCCCAAACTGGCAggtttcctcctccttttctaccAGGATAAGTCCCCTGATTTGCTTCTCCTCCATTTCCGAATCCTTCAGGGTCAGAAGGATCCCATCCACATACGCCCTTTGCTCTTTTACCATTTTGACagtccctcttctttttctcctcatgaTTTCCACATTTGTGAAGACCCAGACAATGAGAAGTTTGAAGAGGATAGCTTTGATATTCCAGATAACCCACCTGCAGTTGTCTACACTAATATGCAGACTCTTCATAACCATTTGGCCCAAAATGCCTATAGCCTGGATGAAACATTCTTTTTGACCCCAAATGCTCTACCTGGACACCAGCTGACTGTAATCCTGGATAAGGGGGTTAATGTGATTCGAGTGCAAGTGCTAACTGGTACAGCTATAGAGAAGCTGCAGagtttggaggaaggaaaagTGGAGTTGGGTTCTAATCCTACTGGGGAATCAAAACATTGTACCAAGTATACCTTTCTGGGACAGCTGTGGGATGGGCAGTTGGACTGCAGGAtgaaacacagacagacaggacATAATGTGAGCTGCGTGCGACTCGTAGTGACTGGCCCTAAGGATAACTCATGGGTCATGGTCAGACACATCAACATCTGGGTCAATCATGAGGAAtag